One segment of Comamonas thiooxydans DNA contains the following:
- a CDS encoding LysR family transcriptional regulator, with amino-acid sequence MTDSEASQRITHRHIEVFRAVMTAGSVTGAAQLLYTSQPTVSRELARMEQLLGYALFERVQGRLRANARALLLWDEVRRSWQGLERVIDRAVELGRPQGASISVLCLPALSHALLPGALARLQASHGAVAVSVSTQEAPLLQEWMAAQRFDLGLSELAEAPPGTRSQPLPAMDEVAVLPANHPLAQKALLSERDFEGESFISLARDDPYRAQIDAVFARAGVQRRLSLETASAVAVCAMVQHGLGLAIVNPLTARACAGPQLVVRPLAFSIAFQVHMLLPLHRPADAGLPWLTTALEQEALSLLGHRR; translated from the coding sequence ATGACTGATTCAGAAGCTTCGCAGCGCATCACCCATCGCCATATCGAGGTGTTCCGTGCCGTCATGACGGCGGGCAGCGTCACGGGAGCGGCGCAACTGCTCTATACCTCGCAGCCCACGGTCAGCCGCGAGCTGGCGCGCATGGAGCAACTGCTGGGCTATGCACTGTTCGAGCGCGTGCAGGGCAGGCTGCGCGCCAATGCGCGGGCCTTGCTGCTCTGGGACGAGGTGCGGCGCAGCTGGCAAGGCCTGGAGCGCGTGATCGACCGCGCCGTGGAGCTGGGGCGCCCGCAGGGCGCGAGCATCAGCGTGCTGTGCCTGCCGGCACTCAGCCATGCCTTGCTGCCGGGCGCGCTGGCGCGTCTGCAGGCCAGTCATGGCGCCGTGGCCGTGAGCGTGAGCACCCAGGAGGCACCGCTGCTGCAGGAATGGATGGCGGCCCAGCGCTTCGATTTGGGCCTGTCCGAGCTGGCCGAGGCGCCGCCGGGCACACGCAGCCAGCCCTTGCCGGCCATGGACGAAGTGGCTGTGCTGCCTGCCAACCACCCGCTGGCGCAGAAAGCGCTGCTGAGCGAGCGGGACTTTGAAGGCGAGTCCTTCATCAGCCTGGCGCGCGACGACCCCTACCGGGCCCAGATCGATGCGGTGTTTGCCCGCGCCGGCGTACAGCGCCGGCTGAGCCTGGAGACCGCCAGCGCCGTTGCCGTCTGCGCCATGGTCCAGCATGGCCTGGGTCTGGCCATCGTCAACCCGCTGACTGCGCGGGCCTGTGCCGGCCCGCAGCTGGTGGTGCGGCCGCTGGCGTTTTCGATAGCGTTCCAGGTGCACATGTTGCTGCCGCTGCACCGGCCTGCCGATGCGGGCCTGCCCTGGCTGACGACGGCACTGGAGCAGGAGGCACTCAGCCTGCTTGGGCACAGGCGCTGA